Proteins encoded within one genomic window of Geotalea daltonii FRC-32:
- a CDS encoding right-handed parallel beta-helix repeat-containing protein yields MKGLKTLFFFLFILISHALPSFADTTVGGVISTDTTWTLAGSPYNVTSTVQVYGTSTTAATLTIEPGVVVKFASNTVLQIGSGASQGALIAKGTTTERIIFTRSGTTGTWAGLTYYDGTVDATSVIENADVQYNSGLNITSASPAFRNCTLTHMTGYASFSNSNPVLENVAITNNSSYGIYLNSSSPIITGGSLTNTSTTGHGIYGSGSPTFSNYSVSIVNSAGKYGLYQSSTTSALSVTNSTIANGIYLGSTGIIPTITGNTFTNLDNSPLHAGANIIAQIIANNTLTGQTFAGKIEVVGEQINRDTLWRKQIAPYVISGAIYVYKDTISPATLTIEPGTTIKLFAGGSGLYIGSGANQGALIAKGTTTERITFTRSGTSGTWAGLTYYDGAVDATSVIENADIQYTTGFSINSASPVFRNCTITDMTGYASFSNSNPVLENVTLTNNGSYGINLSASSPIITGGSLTNTNTNTTGHGIYGNGAPVITNYNVSMVNSTGKYGLYLNSSTSMLSVTNSTIANGIYLASTGITPTVTGNTFTNLDSSPIHVGANIVGQLIANNALTGLTSGGRIEIVGEQVNRNVTWSPLAAPYHVVSGTVSVYNTTTTASTLTIAPGTVIKFATSTGLQIGSGTNQGALIAQGTPSNRITFTRSGISGTWAGLTYYDGTVDATSVIEIADIQYTTGFSINSASPVFRNCTITDMTGYASFSNSNPVLENVTLTNNGSYGINLSASSPIITGGSLTNTNTTGHGIYGSGSPTVSNYSVSIVNSTGKYGLYLNSSTSMLSVTNSTIANGIYLASTGITPTITGNTFSNGDNSPPHAGAALINRILSENTFSGLTATGKIEVVGEYLTQNTLWKKWVAPYIVLGNVYVFKDTVTTATLTIDPGVVVKFNTNTSLQIGSGSSRGSIIADGGTAAITFTSSQGTPTAGSWSGITFSGDSASGSILNNIVVEYGGSGGYYNNANVVFNSSSPVIRNSTIRNSAGSGIYVYGAQNIPQVVGCTVTANKWGVYATSSNPYIVNSRIYGNSTAGVWNSSTTVDVDARNNWWGADSGPTHASNPSGTGNSVSDKVLYNPWIGQTPGTGVTFSNVKVSPAAFNPDGDYLTFGAFISANANWTITITDSGNNVVRIFTGSGTSISQRWFGEDSQSVKVADGNYTYKIEAVNPATLEAASPLQGTVKVFRQLPVAILDVPTDDQIFSGGTIVNVTGTASDPTDFKNYTLEYGAGDNPISWSALRSATVPVQGNLLYAWDLTNATGGVYTLRLTVTDNAGNATVKAARIRLLWIQNANSSETYLSPNGDGTKDSSLLSATASYPVNWSVTLSNSTGTVVRTFTMPGSSSFSQTWDGRDSGNVVVPDGTYTYTFNALDPVSLLGASPKTGNIKVDSTLPTVSVTAPFPGGMLQNTVTITGTAADTNLDNYTVEYGLVSSAGAWTLLASSGTPVTSGTLAVWITNDLKNVVKLQNGDYQLRLTAVDKAGNSSITTIPVTVDNLILSSISVSRNTLNTALGESTTIPFTINRSGTVTLNVIPEKLGSNGTPVYQASINCLAAGNYAFTWNGADSTGKTVPDEAYLYILNAVDGTRTDGYSPPYPNGPGSVTCTQSTYNPLKNLPMTVTYTPSLPSRINMSIAWGTKRYKMMDAVPTLATTGTFDWFGMDPAQQIMANGAFATCTVASLLPENFLMTIGDMPKVTMLKTDPYEISLSYGQFTRIEYTVSRESNVTIKVVSPSGIAATLQNNLLQPAGTYEMEWTLADLSDAFGKNFAVSEEGDYAVSIHATNPVTGTYSITKGNLRVGL; encoded by the coding sequence GTGAAGGGACTCAAAACACTCTTTTTCTTTTTGTTCATTCTGATAAGTCATGCTCTGCCGTCTTTTGCAGATACTACGGTAGGAGGTGTCATTTCCACGGATACAACCTGGACTCTGGCCGGTAGCCCTTATAATGTCACTTCAACTGTTCAGGTGTATGGGACCAGTACCACAGCAGCTACCCTCACCATAGAACCTGGCGTTGTGGTTAAATTTGCTTCCAATACCGTATTGCAGATAGGAAGTGGTGCCAGTCAGGGAGCACTAATCGCAAAAGGGACGACGACAGAGAGAATTATCTTCACCCGAAGCGGCACAACCGGTACATGGGCAGGTCTTACCTATTATGACGGCACTGTGGATGCAACCTCAGTAATCGAAAATGCCGATGTCCAGTACAATAGCGGGTTAAATATCACATCTGCTTCGCCTGCTTTCAGAAACTGCACCCTAACTCACATGACGGGCTATGCTAGCTTTTCTAATAGTAATCCTGTGCTGGAGAATGTCGCTATTACCAACAACAGCAGCTACGGCATCTACCTCAACTCCTCATCGCCCATCATTACCGGCGGCAGCTTAACCAACACCAGCACCACCGGCCATGGCATTTATGGCAGCGGCTCTCCAACATTTTCCAATTACAGCGTCTCCATCGTCAACAGTGCAGGCAAATATGGGCTCTATCAAAGCAGTACGACCTCAGCCCTTAGTGTTACCAACTCTACCATCGCCAATGGCATTTACCTTGGCTCCACCGGCATCATCCCGACTATCACTGGCAACACCTTCACTAATTTGGATAACTCCCCCCTTCATGCGGGAGCCAATATCATTGCCCAGATCATCGCCAACAACACCCTGACCGGCCAGACCTTTGCCGGCAAGATCGAGGTGGTAGGCGAGCAGATAAACAGGGACACACTGTGGCGGAAACAGATTGCGCCTTATGTGATTTCAGGAGCCATTTACGTATACAAAGATACCATTTCGCCTGCTACTCTGACTATCGAGCCAGGAACAACAATTAAATTATTTGCAGGCGGTAGCGGGCTATACATAGGAAGTGGTGCCAATCAAGGGGCACTAATCGCAAAAGGGACGACGACGGAAAGGATTACATTTACCCGGAGCGGCACTAGCGGTACATGGGCAGGCCTTACCTATTATGACGGGGCTGTGGATGCAACATCAGTAATCGAGAATGCCGACATCCAATATACCACCGGCTTTAGTATCAACTCCGCTTCACCTGTTTTTAGAAACTGCACCATAACAGACATGACGGGCTATGCTAGCTTTTCTAATAGTAACCCGGTGCTGGAGAATGTCACTCTTACCAACAACGGCAGCTACGGTATCAATCTTTCTGCCTCATCGCCCATCATTACCGGTGGCAGCCTAACCAACACCAACACCAACACCACCGGCCATGGTATTTATGGCAACGGGGCACCGGTCATTACGAATTACAATGTCTCTATGGTCAATAGCACTGGCAAGTACGGCCTTTACCTGAACAGTTCCACTTCAATGTTGTCAGTCACGAACTCAACCATTGCCAATGGCATCTACCTCGCATCCACCGGCATTACCCCGACCGTTACCGGCAATACCTTCACTAATCTGGATAGCTCTCCGATCCATGTAGGGGCGAACATAGTCGGGCAGCTTATAGCCAACAACGCCCTAACTGGCCTTACTTCAGGCGGCAGAATCGAGATCGTGGGCGAACAGGTGAACCGTAATGTAACCTGGAGCCCACTGGCAGCTCCGTATCACGTGGTCTCCGGCACTGTTTCCGTCTACAACACCACGACAACCGCCTCGACCTTGACCATTGCACCGGGAACCGTCATCAAGTTTGCGACCAGCACCGGACTTCAGATCGGCAGTGGCACGAACCAGGGGGCATTGATAGCCCAGGGAACACCATCAAATCGTATCACCTTCACCCGAAGCGGCATCAGCGGTACATGGGCAGGCCTTACCTATTATGACGGCACTGTGGATGCAACATCAGTAATCGAAATTGCCGACATTCAATATACCACCGGCTTTAGTATCAACTCCGCTTCACCTGTTTTTAGAAACTGCACCATAACAGACATGACGGGCTATGCTAGCTTTTCTAATAGTAACCCGGTGCTGGAGAATGTCACTCTTACCAACAACGGCAGCTACGGTATCAATCTTTCTGCCTCATCGCCCATCATTACCGGTGGCAGCTTAACCAATACCAACACCACCGGTCATGGCATTTACGGAAGCGGCTCTCCAACAGTTTCCAATTACAGCGTCTCCATCGTCAATAGCACTGGCAAGTACGGCCTTTACCTGAACAGTTCCACTTCAATGTTGTCAGTCACGAATTCAACCATTGCCAATGGCATCTACCTCGCATCCACCGGCATCACCCCTACCATCACCGGCAATACCTTCAGCAATGGGGATAATTCGCCACCCCATGCAGGGGCTGCCTTGATAAACCGGATTTTGTCTGAAAACACCTTCAGCGGACTTACCGCAACCGGCAAAATCGAGGTTGTCGGGGAGTATCTGACGCAAAACACTCTTTGGAAGAAGTGGGTAGCACCATATATTGTTCTCGGCAATGTCTATGTTTTTAAGGACACCGTCACCACCGCTACCCTGACCATCGATCCGGGAGTCGTGGTGAAATTTAACACAAACACCTCGCTGCAGATTGGTTCGGGATCTTCCAGGGGGTCCATCATTGCCGATGGAGGGACGGCAGCGATCACCTTTACTTCCAGTCAGGGTACGCCTACTGCCGGAAGCTGGTCGGGTATAACCTTCTCCGGTGACTCTGCCAGCGGCAGTATATTGAATAACATTGTCGTCGAATACGGAGGCTCAGGAGGGTACTACAATAACGCAAACGTTGTCTTTAATTCTTCTTCGCCAGTGATCCGTAATTCCACAATCAGAAACAGTGCCGGAAGCGGCATCTATGTATATGGTGCACAAAACATCCCTCAGGTGGTTGGTTGCACGGTTACAGCCAACAAGTGGGGTGTTTATGCCACTTCTTCAAACCCTTACATCGTCAATTCACGAATCTACGGCAATTCCACCGCAGGTGTATGGAACAGTTCCACGACTGTAGATGTTGACGCAAGAAATAATTGGTGGGGGGCAGACTCCGGACCAACCCATGCAAGCAACCCTTCCGGCACCGGCAACAGCGTCAGCGACAAGGTACTCTACAATCCTTGGATTGGCCAGACTCCAGGGACTGGAGTGACTTTCAGCAATGTCAAGGTTTCGCCAGCAGCGTTCAATCCTGATGGGGATTATCTCACCTTCGGGGCATTCATCTCCGCCAATGCCAACTGGACCATCACTATCACCGACAGCGGAAATAACGTCGTCAGAATTTTCACCGGCTCCGGCACTTCCATCAGTCAGAGATGGTTTGGCGAAGACAGCCAGTCTGTGAAAGTAGCGGATGGAAATTATACCTACAAGATAGAAGCGGTAAATCCTGCGACTTTGGAAGCGGCCTCTCCCTTACAAGGAACCGTAAAGGTATTCCGCCAACTTCCTGTGGCCATTCTCGATGTGCCGACTGATGATCAGATCTTTTCCGGCGGGACCATCGTCAATGTTACCGGCACCGCCTCCGATCCTACCGATTTCAAGAACTACACCCTTGAGTATGGGGCAGGAGACAACCCGATTTCCTGGAGTGCCCTTAGGAGCGCAACAGTTCCAGTGCAAGGTAACCTTTTGTATGCCTGGGACCTCACCAATGCCACTGGAGGCGTATACACCCTGCGCCTCACCGTCACCGATAATGCCGGGAATGCAACAGTAAAAGCGGCACGCATCAGGCTCCTCTGGATTCAGAATGCAAATTCGTCGGAGACTTACCTTTCACCGAACGGCGATGGTACCAAGGATTCGTCGCTACTTAGCGCGACGGCCAGCTACCCGGTCAATTGGTCCGTAACGTTAAGCAACTCAACCGGTACTGTAGTGAGGACTTTTACTATGCCGGGAAGTTCTTCCTTCAGCCAGACTTGGGACGGCCGGGATTCAGGAAATGTTGTTGTTCCTGACGGCACATACACCTATACGTTTAATGCCCTTGATCCTGTGTCCTTACTTGGAGCTTCTCCCAAAACAGGTAACATAAAGGTAGATAGTACGCTGCCCACTGTTTCCGTAACGGCGCCATTTCCCGGCGGAATGCTGCAGAACACCGTAACCATCACCGGAACGGCAGCGGATACCAATTTGGATAACTACACAGTGGAGTATGGGTTAGTGTCGAGTGCAGGGGCGTGGACTCTCCTTGCTTCATCGGGCACGCCAGTTACCTCTGGCACTCTGGCCGTCTGGATAACCAATGATCTTAAGAACGTGGTCAAGCTGCAAAATGGTGACTATCAGCTCAGATTGACTGCTGTGGATAAGGCGGGAAATAGCTCCATAACCACTATCCCGGTAACGGTGGATAATCTTATTCTTTCATCCATATCAGTCAGCCGGAACACCTTAAACACAGCTTTAGGTGAATCAACAACCATCCCGTTCACCATCAACCGCTCGGGTACTGTGACGCTGAATGTCATACCCGAGAAACTCGGCTCCAATGGCACTCCCGTATATCAAGCCTCAATAAACTGTCTTGCAGCCGGCAACTATGCCTTTACCTGGAACGGCGCCGACTCGACCGGTAAAACAGTACCAGATGAAGCATATCTTTATATCCTGAATGCTGTCGACGGAACAAGAACCGACGGCTACTCTCCGCCATATCCGAACGGCCCCGGAAGTGTCACCTGTACCCAGAGCACGTATAACCCTCTGAAGAATCTGCCCATGACGGTGACATATACTCCGTCGCTGCCATCTCGGATCAATATGAGCATTGCCTGGGGAACCAAAAGGTACAAGATGATGGATGCAGTGCCGACATTGGCAACAACCGGCACCTTTGATTGGTTCGGAATGGACCCTGCCCAGCAAATAATGGCCAATGGCGCTTTTGCAACCTGCACGGTTGCATCGCTTCTGCCGGAAAACTTCCTGATGACTATTGGAGACATGCCCAAAGTGACCATGTTGAAAACAGACCCTTATGAAATTTCGCTTTCATATGGGCAGTTCACCAGAATAGAATACACAGTTTCCAGGGAATCGAATGTAACCATCAAGGTTGTCTCCCCAAGTGGTATTGCGGCAACTCTGCAAAATAATCTGCTTCAGCCGGCAGGTACTTATGAAATGGAATGGACACTTGCCGATCTTAGTGATGCATTCGGGAAGAACTTTGCTGTATCGGAAGAGGGGGATTATGCTGTCAGCATACATGCGACCAATCCCGTTACCGGCACTTACTCAATCACAAAAGGCAACCTTAGGGTCGGGCTTTGA
- a CDS encoding RHS repeat-associated core domain-containing protein encodes MLRWSKNFSHSFCFLLTITSLSVFPVCAHAGTDAKSADEAAIQALSAEGSDAGTNNPAYAGKPVSLNGGAETFQRTDLTLGNLLPISIKRRYNSKSGYDSPSGYGWAHNYDKRLYTYSDGSVVIRKETGWKRQFTPSGVGFITPVGETGILTINQDGSYTYTEKDGGKELYDPKGRLVKMTDPNGSYLILSYESATRFSLWGLLPWNINQTNPLKVAYDYHLSRIDEFTPSGTTTGAWVTFQYDTSTGRLTSISDSLGRNVTYGYDTIGNLASVVTPLSSAQYAYTDPTNKHLMTTVDEGDGPYANTYDKAGRVVRQTHGTGQIDIEYTVPRKTTKVTTTIKDGTGLLLNTNIRTVEFDDNGQVAKETDTLGNVTTYIRNQQTWITRKEQWENTGTIASPTLVLKAAINYTYDSIGNVLTSTQAPGTPQEKQAIYTYDPTFNHQTSESAASVVNPAISKITSHTYDSKGNRQSTTETGLLGDGTPYSYATTYENDANGRVTRIDGPRTDVQDVTTFTYDANGNMLTKTEALIGTTRYDNYDALGNPGTITDPNGNATTYTYDTAGRALFVKAPGDINPTEYTYTTGGCGSCGGSTNRIASIIQPEGNRIDYTYDTNGKLTKIADSQNNSINYSYDSEGNKLKEEIKDPSGILQKTISYQYDVINRLKQIKNPDATYTEFGYDALGNRTSSKDPKQNLTTSQYDALSRLTATIQPGNVTTGFTYDTNNNLTTVTDANSNSTTYKYDDLGRVYQTISPDTNTTTYSYDPAGNLKTKTDAKGIIIAYTYDDANRLTRTSFPTDPAITYSYDTCINGKGRVCTITDQSGTTTYEYTKKGQIAKETRTIDGIAYITQYTYDMNGNTKTIIYPSGRVITYSYSNDKPTTVSSTYAGITTTIANNISYKPFGGMTALTYGNGLARTITYDNQYRISTMITGTLQNLTYGYDANGNITAITNTLDNTKNKSYTYDSLDRLGSGTGPWGTITWTYDGVGNRQTQIDSSGTSSYSYQSGSNRLTGITGANPATFGYDTNGNTATENGKIYTYNQNQRLIQAAANETGSYSYNAQGQRTKKTVNGVTTYFIFDQQGQLLTESATNGTQAEYIYLSNQPLAKIDATGTNYVHTDHLGTPTMMTDAAATKVWEIEARPFGDSANITGTASLNLRFPGQYADSESGLNYNYFRDYNPGIGRYIQADPVGLDEGVTLFIYSGNDPILNEDPLGLWVKRCSRALGNKNKPKTSKYNPLRHDYLSVSGTFVGFQRGSNMLWSKGRVDVGKDKEEDNGKCHTTICSDDRFDKYVMAFVDYAPTYCIAANPDTIQHAAGARNCQTWADTVIKKAKENYRKNETCPKC; translated from the coding sequence ATGCTCAGATGGTCAAAGAATTTTTCTCATAGTTTTTGTTTTCTTTTAACAATTACATCACTGTCGGTGTTTCCTGTTTGTGCCCATGCAGGAACGGATGCGAAAAGTGCCGACGAAGCCGCTATCCAAGCTCTCAGCGCAGAAGGCAGCGATGCTGGCACCAACAATCCCGCCTATGCCGGCAAACCTGTAAGTCTAAATGGCGGTGCAGAAACATTTCAACGGACAGACCTGACCTTAGGCAATCTGTTACCCATCAGCATCAAGCGCCGTTACAACAGCAAATCAGGTTATGACAGCCCCTCCGGCTACGGCTGGGCGCACAACTACGACAAGCGCCTGTACACCTATTCCGACGGATCAGTAGTCATTCGCAAAGAGACCGGCTGGAAGCGTCAGTTTACTCCATCAGGAGTAGGATTTATCACCCCTGTCGGTGAGACCGGAATCCTTACCATCAACCAAGACGGCAGCTACACCTATACGGAAAAAGACGGCGGCAAAGAACTTTATGATCCGAAGGGCCGTTTAGTGAAAATGACAGATCCCAATGGGAGTTACCTGATTCTCAGCTACGAATCTGCCACCAGGTTCAGTCTGTGGGGCCTCCTTCCTTGGAATATCAATCAGACGAATCCCCTGAAGGTCGCCTATGACTATCATCTGAGCAGGATCGATGAATTCACCCCCTCCGGAACCACCACCGGCGCATGGGTCACCTTCCAGTACGACACATCTACCGGCAGGCTTACCAGCATCAGTGACAGCCTGGGAAGAAACGTCACCTATGGGTACGACACCATCGGCAACCTTGCCTCAGTTGTCACGCCCCTTAGCTCCGCCCAGTATGCATACACAGACCCCACCAACAAGCACCTGATGACCACGGTCGACGAAGGAGACGGCCCTTATGCAAACACCTACGACAAGGCCGGACGAGTCGTTCGCCAGACCCACGGCACAGGGCAGATCGACATCGAATACACCGTCCCCAGAAAAACAACCAAAGTCACCACCACCATAAAAGATGGCACCGGTCTGTTGCTCAATACCAACATCCGCACCGTCGAGTTCGACGACAATGGCCAGGTAGCCAAAGAAACAGACACATTGGGCAACGTGACCACATATATCCGTAATCAACAGACCTGGATCACCCGCAAAGAGCAGTGGGAGAATACCGGCACCATAGCCAGTCCGACGCTCGTACTGAAAGCAGCCATAAATTATACCTACGACAGCATCGGCAATGTACTTACCAGCACTCAGGCGCCGGGCACACCCCAAGAAAAGCAAGCTATCTATACCTACGACCCCACCTTCAATCATCAAACCAGCGAAAGCGCAGCCAGCGTCGTCAACCCGGCAATCAGCAAGATAACCAGCCATACTTACGACAGCAAAGGCAATCGCCAGAGCACCACCGAGACCGGCCTGCTCGGAGATGGCACCCCATACAGCTACGCCACTACCTATGAAAACGATGCCAATGGCAGAGTGACAAGGATCGACGGCCCCCGCACCGACGTGCAGGACGTCACTACCTTTACCTATGACGCCAACGGCAATATGCTGACAAAGACCGAAGCCTTAATCGGCACCACCCGTTATGACAACTACGACGCCCTGGGCAACCCAGGCACCATTACCGATCCAAACGGCAATGCCACCACCTACACCTATGACACCGCAGGCAGGGCACTATTCGTCAAAGCCCCCGGAGACATAAACCCCACCGAATACACCTATACCACCGGCGGGTGTGGCAGCTGCGGCGGATCAACCAACCGCATCGCCTCCATCATCCAGCCCGAAGGAAACCGTATCGACTATACCTATGACACCAACGGCAAACTGACCAAGATTGCCGATAGCCAGAATAACAGCATCAACTACAGCTACGACAGCGAAGGGAACAAACTGAAAGAAGAGATCAAAGATCCGTCAGGCATCCTGCAAAAGACCATCAGCTACCAATACGACGTCATCAACCGCCTCAAGCAGATCAAAAACCCCGATGCCACCTACACCGAATTCGGCTACGACGCCCTCGGCAACCGAACCAGCAGCAAAGACCCCAAACAAAACCTGACCACCAGCCAGTACGACGCCCTGAGCCGCCTCACCGCCACCATCCAGCCCGGCAATGTCACCACCGGCTTCACTTACGATACAAATAACAACCTGACCACCGTAACCGACGCCAACAGCAACAGCACCACCTACAAATACGACGATCTGGGCAGGGTCTACCAGACCATCTCCCCTGATACCAACACCACCACCTACAGTTATGACCCTGCAGGCAATCTCAAAACCAAGACCGACGCAAAAGGCATTATCATTGCTTACACCTACGACGACGCCAATAGGCTCACCAGAACAAGCTTCCCCACAGACCCCGCCATCACCTACAGCTACGACACCTGTATAAATGGCAAGGGAAGAGTCTGCACCATCACCGACCAGAGCGGCACAACCACCTACGAGTACACCAAGAAGGGACAGATAGCCAAAGAGACCAGAACCATCGACGGCATTGCCTACATCACCCAGTACACCTACGACATGAACGGCAACACGAAAACGATCATCTACCCGAGCGGCAGGGTTATCACCTACAGCTACAGCAACGACAAGCCTACCACCGTCAGCAGTACCTACGCAGGCATAACCACCACAATAGCAAACAACATAAGTTACAAACCCTTCGGCGGGATGACAGCACTTACCTACGGCAACGGTTTAGCAAGAACCATCACCTACGACAACCAGTACCGCATCAGCACCATGATTACCGGCACCCTGCAAAACCTCACTTACGGCTACGACGCCAACGGCAACATCACCGCTATCACCAATACTCTCGACAATACCAAGAACAAGAGTTATACCTACGACAGCCTCGACCGGCTCGGCAGCGGCACCGGCCCATGGGGCACCATCACCTGGACATATGACGGCGTCGGCAACAGGCAAACCCAGATCGACAGCAGCGGCACCAGCAGCTACAGCTATCAGTCCGGCAGCAACAGGCTAACAGGAATCACAGGAGCAAACCCAGCAACCTTCGGCTACGACACCAACGGCAACACAGCAACTGAAAACGGCAAGATCTACACCTATAACCAGAATCAGCGATTGATCCAGGCAGCAGCAAATGAGACCGGCAGCTACAGTTACAACGCCCAGGGCCAACGCACCAAGAAGACCGTCAATGGCGTCACCACCTATTTCATCTTCGACCAGCAAGGGCAACTGTTAACCGAATCAGCCACCAATGGCACACAAGCGGAATACATCTACCTGAGCAACCAGCCACTGGCCAAGATCGACGCCACCGGCACGAACTATGTCCACACCGATCATCTGGGCACGCCTACCATGATGACCGATGCGGCCGCAACAAAAGTTTGGGAGATAGAGGCCAGACCATTCGGGGACAGTGCAAACATTACCGGCACAGCCTCTCTTAATCTTCGCTTCCCAGGCCAGTACGCAGATAGTGAATCAGGGTTAAACTACAATTACTTCAGGGATTACAATCCAGGCATTGGTAGGTATATCCAAGCTGATCCGGTTGGGCTAGATGAGGGCGTCACTCTGTTCATTTATTCTGGTAACGATCCCATTTTGAACGAAGATCCTCTAGGTTTGTGGGTAAAAAGGTGTTCGAGAGCACTTGGGAATAAAAATAAACCTAAGACTTCCAAATACAACCCTTTAAGGCATGACTACTTGAGTGTAAGCGGTACATTCGTTGGATTTCAGAGGGGTAGCAACATGCTTTGGAGTAAAGGAAGGGTAGATGTAGGTAAGGATAAAGAAGAAGATAACGGCAAATGCCATACTACAATTTGTAGTGATGACAGATTCGATAAGTATGTTATGGCGTTTGTGGACTATGCTCCAACTTATTGCATAGCAGCTAACCCAGACACAATACAACATGCTGCTGGTGCCAGAAACTGCCAAACTTGGGCAGATACAGTTATAAAAAAGGCAAAAGAGAATTACAGAAAGAATGAAACCTGCCCAAAGTGCTAA